Proteins encoded within one genomic window of Actinoplanes octamycinicus:
- a CDS encoding ABC transporter ATP-binding protein codes for MSSDGTLATIRRGLALSPELRIGLGGTIALAVLQMAGRVAVPIAVQQGIDHGIRAAGGPDLGVIWRIVAFTVCALVISTLCGYLMTRRLFTVSETALGGLRSRTFRHIHDLSMLHQQSERRGSMVSRVTSDVDQISQFLQTGGVQLLLASGQLLVSAIVMFVYSWQLALVVLLAFGPAVGVIRLFQKRLQAVYRAVRERTGVMLGAVAESVVGATVIRSYGVAGRTQERLDSSIQSLRVAQQRALRTSVTSFSSGEIGAGLALAGVVVVGVRLGVDGELTVGQLTAFLFLVTLFIQPVQIATDMLNEAQNAVAGWRRILDVLDVEPDVADPDDRGVPLPAGPLSVRFADVSFRYPGGPVVLSDVDLELAARRKYAVVGETGSGKTTFAKLLTRLMDPAEGEVLLSGTPLTSVRFSSLRSRVVMVPQDGFLFDATVAENIRFAEPSLTDEQLRAAFTELGLADWLAGLPDGLATAVGERGEALSVGERQLVALVRAYVADPDLLVLDEATSAVDPATEVRLQHALDLVTRGRTTVAIAHRLSTAQAADEVIVVDAGRVVQRGPHARLVAEEGSIYAKLYASWLEQTRS; via the coding sequence ATGAGCAGCGACGGAACTCTGGCCACGATCAGGCGCGGCCTCGCCCTGTCGCCCGAGCTGCGGATCGGCCTGGGCGGCACGATCGCGCTGGCGGTGCTGCAGATGGCCGGCCGGGTGGCGGTGCCGATCGCCGTGCAGCAGGGCATCGACCACGGGATCCGCGCGGCCGGCGGCCCGGACCTCGGGGTGATCTGGCGGATCGTGGCGTTCACCGTCTGCGCGCTGGTGATCTCCACGCTCTGCGGTTACCTGATGACCCGCCGCCTCTTCACGGTCAGCGAGACCGCGCTGGGCGGGCTCCGGTCGCGTACCTTCCGGCACATCCACGATCTGTCCATGCTGCACCAGCAGTCCGAGCGGCGCGGTTCGATGGTGTCCCGGGTGACCAGCGACGTCGATCAGATCTCCCAGTTCCTGCAGACCGGCGGGGTGCAGCTGCTGCTCGCCTCCGGCCAGCTGCTGGTCTCGGCCATCGTGATGTTCGTCTACTCGTGGCAGCTGGCCCTCGTCGTGCTGCTCGCCTTCGGCCCCGCGGTCGGGGTGATCCGGCTCTTCCAGAAACGGCTGCAGGCGGTCTACCGGGCGGTCCGGGAGCGGACCGGGGTGATGCTCGGCGCGGTCGCGGAGAGCGTGGTCGGCGCCACCGTGATCCGGTCCTACGGGGTGGCCGGCCGCACCCAGGAGCGGCTCGACTCGTCGATCCAGAGTCTCCGGGTGGCCCAGCAGCGGGCCCTGCGCACCAGCGTGACCAGCTTCTCCAGCGGCGAGATCGGGGCCGGCCTGGCGCTCGCCGGGGTGGTCGTGGTGGGTGTCCGGCTGGGCGTCGACGGCGAGCTGACGGTCGGCCAGCTGACCGCGTTCCTGTTCCTGGTGACGCTCTTCATCCAGCCGGTGCAGATCGCCACCGACATGCTGAACGAGGCGCAGAACGCGGTGGCCGGCTGGCGCCGGATCCTGGACGTCCTCGACGTCGAGCCGGACGTGGCCGACCCGGACGACCGGGGGGTGCCGCTGCCCGCCGGGCCGCTCTCGGTGCGCTTCGCCGACGTGTCGTTCCGCTACCCGGGCGGACCGGTCGTACTGTCAGATGTCGATCTTGAATTGGCCGCGCGGCGGAAGTATGCCGTGGTGGGCGAGACCGGCAGCGGCAAGACCACGTTCGCCAAGCTGCTCACCCGCCTGATGGACCCGGCCGAGGGCGAGGTGCTGCTCTCCGGGACGCCGCTGACCTCGGTGCGGTTCTCCTCGCTGCGGTCCCGGGTGGTGATGGTGCCGCAGGACGGGTTCCTGTTCGACGCCACCGTCGCGGAGAACATCCGGTTCGCCGAGCCGTCGCTCACCGACGAGCAGCTCCGGGCCGCCTTCACCGAGCTGGGGCTGGCCGACTGGCTGGCCGGGCTGCCGGACGGCCTGGCCACCGCGGTCGGCGAGCGCGGCGAGGCGCTCAGCGTGGGGGAGCGGCAGCTGGTCGCGCTGGTCCGGGCCTATGTGGCCGATCCCGACCTGCTGGTGCTCGACGAGGCGACCAGCGCGGTCGACCCGGCCACCGAGGTGCGCCTGCAGCACGCGCTGGACCTGGTCACCCGCGGCCGCACCACGGTCGCCATCGCGCACAGGCTGTCCACCGCCCAGGCCGCCGACGAGGTGATCGTGGTGGACGCCGGCCGCGTCGTCCAGCGCGGCCCGCACGCCCGGCTGGTGGCCGAGGAAGGCTCGATCTACGCGAAGCTCTACGCCAGCTGGCTGGAGCAGACCCGGAGCTGA
- the hisI gene encoding phosphoribosyl-AMP cyclohydrolase, translated as MRENRCVPVSDAETSLDAAIAARLKRTPDGLVAAIVQEHGTGEVLMLAWMDAEALHRTLTTGRATYWSRSRQEYWVKGATSGHHQQVRRVALDCDGDALLVTVEQTGAACHTGAHNCFFDELPVEGQ; from the coding sequence ATGCGGGAGAATCGCTGCGTGCCCGTATCTGATGCAGAGACGTCCCTCGACGCGGCGATCGCCGCCCGGCTCAAGCGCACCCCCGACGGCCTGGTCGCCGCGATCGTCCAGGAGCACGGCACCGGGGAGGTGCTGATGCTGGCCTGGATGGACGCCGAGGCGCTGCACCGGACGCTGACCACCGGCCGGGCCACGTACTGGTCGCGCAGCCGGCAGGAGTACTGGGTGAAGGGCGCCACCTCGGGCCACCACCAGCAGGTGCGGCGGGTGGCGCTGGACTGCGACGGCGACGCGCTGCTGGTCACCGTCGAGCAGACCGGCGCGGCCTGCCACACCGGGGCGCACAACTGCTTCTTCGACGAGTTGCCTGTGGAGGGTCAGTGA
- the rpsD gene encoding 30S ribosomal protein S4: MNNSRPKAKLSRALGIPLTRKCVKYFERRPFPPGVHGRGRRKSSDYQVRLLEKQRLRHQYNISEVQMRAAYDAAHQAEGKTGENMVTLLERRLDATVFRAGLARTIYQARQLVVHGHFTVDGKKVDRPGYKLKPGQVIEVRESSRQKPPFQIAATGAHLDGPTAPYLSTVLEELRTTVIRVPQRAEVPVLCDEQLVVEYYAR; encoded by the coding sequence TTGAACAACTCTCGCCCCAAAGCGAAGCTCTCCCGGGCGCTCGGCATCCCGCTGACCCGCAAGTGCGTGAAGTACTTCGAGCGGCGCCCCTTCCCGCCCGGCGTGCACGGCCGGGGCCGGCGCAAGAGCTCGGACTACCAGGTCCGGCTGCTGGAGAAGCAGCGGCTGCGGCACCAGTACAACATCAGCGAGGTCCAGATGCGGGCCGCGTACGACGCCGCGCACCAAGCCGAGGGCAAGACCGGCGAGAACATGGTCACCCTGCTGGAGCGCCGGCTGGACGCGACCGTGTTCCGGGCCGGGCTGGCCCGGACCATCTACCAGGCCCGGCAGCTGGTCGTGCACGGCCACTTCACGGTGGACGGCAAGAAGGTGGACCGGCCGGGCTACAAGCTGAAGCCGGGCCAGGTCATCGAGGTGCGGGAGTCGAGCCGGCAGAAGCCGCCGTTCCAGATCGCGGCGACCGGTGCGCACCTGGACGGCCCGACCGCGCCCTACCTGTCCACCGTCCTGGAGGAGCTGCGGACCACGGTCATCCGGGTGCCGCAGCGCGCCGAGGTGCCGGTGCTCTGCGACGAGCAGCTTGTCGTCGAGTACTACGCCCGGTAA
- a CDS encoding DUF2470 domain-containing protein: MQPSPAEIARTLAAGHLPAVAHIACHPGPLPIRHVTDAQGRPLLLVPSESALSTALRPQPGNDDAALVLDIRDVPPMATSPSIGRVWVSGWAARLTGDEARAAALDYADTDACGDLLDVGGSQTLYRMDVAEVRFERAEHLVEIDPDDYAEATPDPLRAVEFDLIADLADHHMGEMGDYVRRQLGPAALPGDEPRVVRMDRYGFVVRMGARSARLAFPRPVTDRHDLAHLLHPILCRRCAV, encoded by the coding sequence ATGCAACCCAGTCCCGCCGAGATCGCGCGAACCCTCGCCGCCGGTCACCTGCCCGCCGTCGCCCACATCGCGTGTCACCCGGGGCCGCTGCCGATCCGCCACGTGACCGACGCGCAGGGCCGTCCGCTGCTGCTCGTGCCCTCGGAGAGCGCGCTGTCCACGGCGCTGCGCCCGCAGCCCGGCAATGACGACGCGGCCCTGGTCCTGGACATCCGGGACGTGCCGCCGATGGCCACGTCCCCGTCGATCGGCCGGGTCTGGGTGTCCGGCTGGGCGGCCCGGCTCACCGGCGACGAGGCCCGCGCGGCCGCGCTGGACTACGCCGACACCGACGCCTGCGGCGACCTGCTGGACGTCGGCGGCAGCCAGACGCTCTACCGGATGGACGTGGCCGAGGTCCGCTTCGAGCGTGCCGAGCACCTGGTCGAGATCGACCCGGACGACTACGCCGAGGCGACCCCGGACCCGCTGCGCGCCGTCGAGTTCGACCTGATCGCCGACCTGGCCGACCACCACATGGGCGAGATGGGGGACTATGTCCGCCGCCAGCTCGGCCCGGCCGCCCTGCCCGGCGACGAGCCCAGGGTGGTCCGGATGGACCGCTACGGCTTCGTGGTCCGGATGGGCGCCCGCAGCGCCCGCCTGGCCTTCCCGCGCCCGGTGACCGACCGCCACGACCTGGCCCACCTGCTGCACCCGATCCTCTGCCGCCGCTGCGCGGTGTAG